The DNA region TTCCTGAGCTATGTTGGCTTTGTTCTGCTTGTAGGCCATCTTGGCGTTGGACAGTTCAGTGTACTGCATTTGCTCCGGCCTGACCGCGATGTTGTAGCCAGGAGGAGCAGACGGCGTATTCCAAGTGAAAGGGTAGTTACAGGTACCAGAGTCTTCCAGCTCTCTTCTCTTGCTGTTCAGCGTGTCCCGGATTGTGCCAAAGCCCAAATGGAGCAGCTCCCAGACGTTCAGCAGTAAGCACATACAGCTCACCCCATACATTATCAGCAGGAAAATGGTCTTCTCGGTTGGCCTTGAAATGAAACAGTCGATCTTGTGCGGGCACGGCTTCCTGCTGCACACAAACACGGGGCTGACCGCGAAGCCATACAAAAAATACTGACCCATGAGAAAGCCGATTTCGAATGTAGTCCTGGCCAGAAGCTGCAGGACATAAATCTTCATGAGCCCATCTTCACTGATTCGCCGCCTGCCATCATgctttgctttggcagggggctgctGCTCTTTATTCTCCCGTTCGCTCTCCAGCTCTATTTCTGGGTACATCATCGGGTCTTCCTCGtgctcctcctcagcctcctccaagCCACGGTGTTGTTTCCAGCGCATGGAAAAGCTTTTGCTTCTGATTCTTCTGTCGGCTTCGCTGTGTTCCACCATCCGGGCAATTTTATGAATCGCGTAGCCTAAATACATCACAGACGGGGTGGTGACCAGAATGATCTGAAAGACCCAAAACCTCACGTGCGAAAGAGGAGCGAAAGCATCGTAACAGACATTCTCACAGCCAGGCTGCTCCGTGTTGCACACAAACTTGCTTTGCTCATCGTAATAAATGGACTCTCCTCCCACAGCCGTCAGGACAATCCGAAATACAATCAACACTGTCAGCCAGATTTTGCCAACAAAGGTTGAGTGATTGTGGATCTCCTCTAACAGACGGATCAGAAAACTCCAACTCATGGTGGTCAAATAGTTTtatctaaaaaacaaacaaaacccccaaatactCATGAGTTGATCAGCTTCAGCCTGAACAGTGCAAACATCGAACCAAGAGAGTCCGAAAACTCCAGAATTTTACAACCAACACACAACCATGTCTGTAGCGTCACCTGTTATCGGGAAACTCCAGCTGCCAGAATCCGCTTGAAGCTCCTACGTCTCCTCCGCAGGCTTTTGAGAAGTCCGCTACAAAAAAAGAGCAGCCATTAACTGCCATTGCACAAACAGAACGCGCTGCCAAAGCTACGCCCGAGCAGCAGAGAAACTCGCGGCGCTCTCTATCTCAAATGTTAATAGAAACATTTACACTTCAGGCTGAAGCCTCCAAAACACAGTGAATCGAAAGCTAAGCTCCCGCAAAATTTTATGGGCGCTGCTGGCTGCGCCCCAGCGCTAACAGCACGATTTATTTTAACTGCGCGGGGCCGGCCAAGCCTCGTTCAAGCCTGAGCTAGTGATCTTGGCCTTGACCACAGCCCACAAACCGCTCTCTCCACGGGGTCACGCCAGTTGTCTCGAGACAGCAACGAATCGCCCAGCCCAAATCTGAGAAACGGGCAACTGCGATTGCCCCTGCTCTGAAGACAGGACAGCCTGAGAGAGGGGCTGGCCCGAGCAGTGCCGCGCTGCAGGCCCAGGCTACAGAGGCTGCGACCGAAGGAACAGCCGACTCCTAACCTGGTGCTCAAACTGTTCCACGGACTGGGGTCAGTCCCTTCGGGAGGCCAAACATCTCCCTTCTGGGGGCAGAAAACACTGGAGTATGTATCTGCAGTGTTACTGGGAGAGGAAACTCCAGTTTAAAAAAGTTATCTGTCAAAGAGTTTAGAAGGGATATTAGACAGAAACCAATATAAATTTGCAATCCTAACAGTAAAAAGGAAAGATCAGTGTAAACTCCTGGCTGGCAACACCGCGAAGTGTAACAACGAACAACACCCAGCGACGCTCCAGGCCCACCCGGAGCTCTGCGGAGTAAAAGCGGTACAAACGCTGCGCACAGCGAGAACTGCTGGACGCTGCTCTAGCACGGGGCATCAGACATCTTTCAGCCCTCCGAAGATGGCCAAGATTACTTTGTCATGCACCACGAACAGAAATTTTTACATCAGAGCAACATTTGGTGAAAGATGCTAAAACCGGAATTGGACAAAATCTCCAGCACTCTGACCTTAAAAGTGATTTATTCTTAACCTGGAGAAATTCCAGGAGGCTGGAAGAAAATTAGTATTTGCAACTATTCAACTTCTTCCACATAACTACAGAGCTGTTCACAAGCAAAATCATGACATTTGAGGGGATGCAATCGATACAGAATTAAAGGATACAAACGTAATCCCCTTCTGGAGAAATTCAGTGTTCCACTGAAAAGGCAACAGCACCCAGATAACGGAGATGGGCTGTGGAGGACATCTGATTTATTACTTCAGGACAGTGTGAGAAAAAAATAGTGCAAGAAAGTATTAAAAAAGCACACACTGGGTGGATTAAAAGTTACAAAGGTCTTGACAAATGATTCCCACATCAGACCCAAGAGCAACTACGTGTAattgcagccagctctgcaaagAGCAGGAACAGGCCCGGCATCCAGGCTGGGTTCTCCCCAGACTTGACCAGAAAACGGCTGCTGACAAAACCTGCAGAAGGCCCAGCAGTTTGCAGGCCGAGCAATGAAGATGAGAGCAGCCAGTGCTGCAGAAAACCAGACTGCTCGAGAGGCTGAGTCCCCTGAAACAAACCCACCGCTGTAAGCCAGCTCCAGGCAAAGCCAGCAGCTGAGGAGAAGAACAGCGGTCTTTTTCTGCAGGAGAGGGCAGTTGCTCTGGCCATAGGGAAGGGAGTGAGGGTCCTAACGAACGAGCGTCTCGACCAGAGCTGGTGATACAGCAGAGATGATTGATGGCTGTGTGACACGCAAACAGGAGCAAGGAGGGTGATCTTACCTCCTCGTTAGCAAGACAGCACTCAACACCCGTGTCTGCATCCTTCAGCAGTTGCTTAGACATCAGAGAGTGAATGTGTTGGTCTCAAAACCAGCTGAAGAACGGGGAAGATGCCTAAAAGTGAGAGATTTAGAGAGTTCAATTTGTTTAGCtgggaaacatgggaagaaaACGAAGGATCACCGGTGAATCACTTCATCTGTCAGCTGAGCATGCCATCAATCCAAGATCTTCTTTCTGCGTGCCCAGGCCATCTTTAAGCCGCAGACAGAACCGGCTGAATCAACACGTTTTTACCAGGAAAGCAGGCCAGAGGGTTCCAGCCCAGCGCAGCGCCCCGCTCTGAACCCCCACTCCAGAAAGGCACCCGAGCACAGCGCTGCAACCCCGAGCTCGGCATTAGTGGGACGACAGACCCTGCTTCAGACCCCCACGCATTCCCCATCTCATCAGGAGACAAAATGGGTGGCAGAGCAAGCGCGGGGCACTCCAGGCACCCAACGAGTCTCCGtgctgataactgtaaatgtgacaaatgtaacatgtaggggatgttatcacttcaggtggtcagaaacaagtcttggctctttgtgaataattgggaaggttgcaagacaagggactcctgaataatccgtttaagcgcctgggccttgggagaacagggatgcaaactacagagataaggaggctgcaggataatctgaagacccccgccgagagacaccaaacaaacatgtgcgatggacattatcACATATTAAtaaattcttggaaaagccattactatgataaacatttcttggaaatgtaatgaatatgtatgttaacacagcataaatacctagtaactgtgtctcttcggggcacacgtttggaggagagatcccccgtgtgcccagtgctgtaataaagaatacctgcttcatagtctgccgactactgagtcttcaactccggattttcacggcatcatttctggcaccccagatgggacccactctgctgggctgcaggacccgctgagaacaggactccctagggtacccccgggagttcccagagggactcctcgcctcactcggatcactgcgggaccagacaaggaccatctaaacgagtaaaggtattctttttttttcctttctttctctgttttggtatgtgagaccggtcatttggagagttctcacaagtcgtaggagacgtcctacgctgacgctgtacaccaggctactagtgcctgagggtgtacgtcttggtacgttggtgcaggcacgggttgtgctttgcacttctgtaataacgtgcttttggtattggtacacttaggaaacccgcttaagttgtacttctggcgatacggatttgttggtattgaactcggatatcggatatctcggatactggcttgttaacgtacccatcaggcatcgtaaaaccaaaaaaaaaaaaccaaaccaaaaaaaaaaaccttgcacggtgaacctcttttctcctgaccagaatattaattgtgacatttttggaacatggtcagagcgggacagaaggggacgacagattaaaattgttaagataaagactaacagaagtacagaatcaacaaagtaaaatgggggacagcaaagcagtggtattttaaagaaaagccccttaggatgtactctagcacattggaaagcttgtgtgactgtgtatgaagcctctgtgtgaaagacaaataagtcaaaaaaaaaaaaaaaaaaaggaggaaaaaaataggaaaaaaacgtttggtatgttctgctgatttccggtttttgacttgggactgttgtatttgaactctgattcatcggggccgtggtttctgatttcttaagtatcagtgcagggtcttcccgtgggggggattttgagagtctctcccaggatctagatggcaacattgggaaaagtagggggagacccctcacttgacaacatcttaataatgtatggggtttggtttgcttaaagaaaatcggcatgatttaggaattgaattgggaatttggggataggttttaaaatacttagaagttggtacatattgtggggttacaagttctctagttatttggcattgatcgatcatttagggactctggttttggggtatgtattcaatatactgtatatattgttttgaaagagctctatgtatataagcatgttaactgaagtggtttgcctgtatatattgttgtacttgggtgaTACAGCTCGtgaacagaaggattttaaaagatcacttctaggttgtgtgtgtgtgtgtgtgtgtgtgttgtgttaaccgattggtggagaagttgagaagttattttattgtaacaggagcttcggagggaggtgatgccctcacaaacaattaattgaattatgatatgttgttagaattgatgcggttttgtggacagttaaaaagtattggagatgaaaagtttcacgcggtattgaaaagaaaaaaaaaaacaatccaaaggaaaacccctctggattttacagaggcttgtgtaaagtgattagaacagaaaggtatcaagttacaagctgctttgctagctgctgctctaaatgaagagaaaaaaaaagaagcaaagttcttagaagttaagcaacagaaaaacgaaataaaaaagaggggaaacaaggtaactttttacagtatggactactagtggagtgtgaatcagaacaCAATACTCCTCTgttaccaataaaaaaaaaaaacaggtggaacttattgggtagtacaggatttaagagaagtgaataagattgttaggggcatacaccctgtggtagcaagtatggtttacggtattggatttaaatgatgcattcttctgtctgcctttagccaaagagagtctgaatttatttgcatttgagtgggaaaatcctaccacgggtagaaaaacccagcttgcctggacagtgttaccccaaggttttaagaacagcccaacgatctttggaaatcaactagcacgagaacttgaagcatggaacccgccctccagagatggaacccttttacagcatgtagatgacattaatagcaactgaaacaaaacctgactgtatacagtagactatcagtttgttaaagtttttgagattaaatgggtatcaagtctctcaacagaaaactcagatggtgcggcaacagGTAACCTAcgttggatgcaagctgtctggaccagaacagaatgaagccatctgcaggactcccctccgtcagacgatgaaagagctcaggacctttctgggactgacaggttggtgctggttatgaatttataattacggaataatagtgagacccttatgtgaacttttgaaaaacaaccccacccgactgatctggtccaaagaagctcaaaacgcatttcagacacttaagcaagatctaacgaaggccccggctctgggcctgcctgatgttactaaacgcttccggctgttttcttatgagagacaaggcatagctcgggatcctagctcaacggctgggaccctacaaaagagctgtggcctgttttgctaaacagctggatgggggaagcaaaggatggccaggatgtctgcaagctgtggcggcggtggtctcgaagcctgaaaattcaccttggaccaaaagatcacagtaccgatctcccacagagtatcagctgtactgcaacaaaaagggaaccactggctttccccatcccaatttccacgataccaggccattctaattgaatcagagaatattaatattgtagtaactaatattacgaacccagcttctttccTCAGCGGATCagtctctgaaccatcggtacatgattgcttagaaaccatagagactgtgtactccagcagaccagatctgaaagaggaacccctggaagatgcacaggactcctggttcacggatggaagcagcattgtcggacaaggtattcgaaagtccaggtatgcggtgacaacagcagacgaagtagtttagtctcaatcactacctgctggaacatcagctcaaaaggctgaagccattgccctaactaggcctctggagttagcaaaaggaaaaagataaatatatggacagattccaaatatgcctttggagttgtccacgctcatgggacaatttggaaggagcgaggactactaactgcgcaagggaagcagattaaatatgctgaggaaatccttcgactattagaagctgttcagctaccagcaaaagttgccatcgtgcACTGCCGAGGGCACCCGAAGGgtgacactgaccaggaaagaggtaacaggttggctgactctgaagctaatcaggcagcagagagaatgcaagagattttagccttaattccagataacagaaatagaaacctgagtgaccaagaaaatgttgagtattctaaagctgatgaagaattaatagagggattaggaggacaaattccatcccaggggtgggactattgaagtgatggcagaattataatccctgctaaacagatatgggcggtggttaaagaagaacacaataggacacactggggagcggactccctgtataaatttttaaatcagaaattaatagggaaaaatttgtatactacagtccaacaagtaacccaacagtgtaaaacatgtttaaaaataaccccaaaacaggtaaccgggtacagtTAGGAAGTATTGGAAAAGGAAGTGTACTGGGagaccattggcaaattgatttctctgaacttccaagaaaaggagggtacaggtacttatcagtacttatggataccttttcaggttggccagaagcattcccttgtagaacaaataaagcaagggaagtaactaaggtattattaaatgaaataatacctcgatttggggtaccgacaattatctcctcagatagggggacgcatttttgtgcagaagtagtgcaacaggtcagcaaactgttaggaatcaattggcagttacatacgccctaaaagatgaaccacatgataaaacaacatacatcaaaaatatgccaagaagcgaatctatattggtaccaagcattgcctattgcactacttcggatacgtgtaaaacctagggccaaagaaaatttgagcccttttgagatactatatgggagaccatatcaggctaaatatcagggggaagatttgaaccagttgagaaatcagtatctacagaattatgttatatccttaggaaaacaattagaaaggattagtaaaaatgttttgggtaccagggctaaagggttagatcactcgacccatccatttagccctggagattgggtttatgttaagaatttttcaggtgatccactgagagagaagtggaatggaccttaccaggtattgctgaccaccttcactgcaatcaagattaaagaacaaccggcctggatccattattcccgagtgaagaaggctcctaaaccaggatggatggtcgaaaaggctggcggtttgaaactatgattgcggcggtaactttgttaaacctaggctttttaggatactgcgatcatgacaactcgaactacatgactggaccaagatgggacctacagatattagataacaacacccagatattggtcagcaataatagctgcctatggaaagcaagatccaacacttgttcgtgctgacccccttccatacacaaaaaaattgtacttgcagggatgggtggaatgattattggatcaataaaactacagtagaagtaggaacttgggatttgaaagggacaggcgtgacatatatggatttttgtagcagaacccaattagaaacctatagccccttgaacagggattattttaggaatgtaccaattggctgggtaaactgcgaaacattttacggagcaaatctcacagccactgacgggccctgtaaatgacccgacgggtattggtggcgaTGTGGGGATGGcgttagcagaaagcagctccctgcgggctggaagggaatgtgtaccataggtcatctagtcagccaggaccgaatatataatcagtcccaaatacctaaaggcatattaagaacatcatggagacgagccaaacgggaagacaacccacttgtaagtaggggaacaaaatttaacctcttggctccgcaatttagagtgattgaaacaattgttcatgggaatgatcacactggtcgttgtaggaatacttgtttgcatgtctctcaaatgtttcctttggtgttgtcaggattcagttgagacacacagtgattggaaaaaggaacaagattaggcaccaaatagatttatttgaaaataatacctacaaaatagaatggtgaggattcatagctttctagctacaaatcctcaaaagaaaaggagggattgataactgtaaatgtaacaaatgtaacatgtaggggatgttatcacttcaggtggtcagaaacaagtcttggctctttgtgaataattgggaaggttgcaagacaagggactcctgaatcatccctttaggcgcctgggccttgggagaacagggatgcaaactacagagataaggaggctgcaggataatctgaagacccccgccgagagacgccaaacaaacatgtgcgatggacattactacgataaacatttcttggaaatgtaatgaatatgtatgttaacatagcataaatacctagtaactgtgtctcttcggggcACACGTTCGAGGAGAGATCCCCTgcgtgcccggcgccgcaatgaagaatccctgctgaacagtctgccgactactgagtcttcaactccggcttttcacggcatcagtgcTGAGCAGAAACGGCAACGAAACCGCCCTCGGGAACCGGGGTTACGGAGGCAGgagccccagcactgctgcccaCCCCGAGCTGCCCGGCTGGCCTGGGTTTggccgggacagggttaattttcgccggaccccaggaaggggcacagccggggggtgggggctgaccccacctggcccaacagagcccggtgttccataccctgtgacgtcacgcggggttccgggggggggcggggcagcgggagctCTCTCGCGGCTCGGCAGCGCGCGgcaccggtgcggtccgagagcgCGGGTCTGTTTGTGTCGTGATTTCCCcttatctgtgtcgttgttgttcctgttccctctgtttgctgctctgttaaactgccctcatccccaCCCACCCGTTCCTGCCTGGTTCTTTCCAttctccgcacgccggcggggggaggggcggccgcgtggcgcttttgttgccggcggcagccgaaacccaaacattaaattggcgccacgcgtggggcggggataacggcagggccgagcagcgggtgttaaaactgctttcttacattttgtttaaatttattatacgcattgactgcgttagttaaagtcgccggtaaaaatgtttctgactttgatcagatgtcTCTGCTACGTAAACCCTTCCTTGCTGTACGTGTtcgccgccgtgctgtttgttacctcggggaaaaagatcaggatgacgattttgctgtactgtgtgatatcgacttatgatatgataacatcaccgtgcatgaaattaggcttgtgtttgcaggcggcactgcggtcatttccgtacctcgggtcctacgtcttagaatttgttcataatcaaacccagcctgtgggggaaaccggaggggatgccttcccccactctttcgccccccctctctccctcaggctggtcttaactgcttttgagaatttcgagtacccgtgggatgctcaggccagcactctccttttgttctgcctcctgaatgggttgcaggttttgtttagggttaaacaagtcgttaagaacatcgtgcagagacctgccccggggctggatagctgtgagtggctgggggtgtgggacagcatgtgcaggtgtctagagcagtgggcacctccggtgtgttttaaactcacccctgaacaaatacagaatccggacaatctggtaaaatacctgcaaaaagtgtgctgccaccctgggacctccagagagacacagatcactgccacgtgctggggtctggcccacgcctaccgagccctgttcaaccggattcagtgccttaaggggaaggggggggaaacgaagcggcaggcactggcgctgcccccccagccggccctgcagcccctccagcccagcaggcagtcacagcccccccgaccggcaccacggctgctgcagccacaggcgCAggttctgcctcagtttccctggcaggcacagcagcggctccagccccagctccagctgcaggcagcgcggctgagcccagtgaccaacctgtgccggcagcagtcgcccccgtaaaactaaagaaagacgcaaagagagcagatcgctccgggagggatgacgatgagccagggtcatcacgggagatagagacagagatcatcacccggtccctgtccctgggcgagctgagagacatgcggaaagatttcagccgccacccaggcaagcacattgccacctggctgctgcggtgcggggataacggggccagcagcttggagttagagggcaaggaagccaagcagctgggatccctggccagggacggggcattgacaaggtcattgggaaaaaggaacaagtcctcagcctctggaggagacttctgtcaggtgtgagggagaggtaccccttcagtgacgattttgtatgttatcctggcaagtggaccaatatggaaaggggtattcagtacttgagggaattggctgtgcgggagctggtttactgtgacccagacgatgagcaggtacccacagacccagatgaactccagtgctcacaatcacagaatcacagaatagtaggggttggaagggacctctgtgggtcatctagtccaaccctcctgctgaagcagggtcacctacagcaggtacccacagacccagatgaactccagtgctcacaatccatgtggaggaagtttgtgcggagcgcaccatcctcgcatgccaactcactggcagttgtaaactggaagggtaaggaggcaccaacagtggatgaggtggctgtcagactccgccaatatgaggaaagtctctcttcctcccttgtctcagctgtggagaaactggcccgggaggtgcggcaaatcaaagaaaacatgtcctactccccacctgtatgggccagtgtctcagctattaggggcaagcgtttctctgctcaggagagggaatacagagcctacacaccacagggcaccctgtggttctacctgcgtgaccacggagaggacatgaggaagtgggatggaaaacccacctcaagtctagaggcacgagtacgtgaggtgcgaggtaaaacaatcaccaaaggggattctgttaggaaaaatgccgctccagtttccagcagccagctctccagaccaggtagacagtttgaccttgattccgatcctctggaggggacctccaagtcatttttacagcaggtgagcagcaaattctctgacgaggattagaggggccctgcctccagccaggtggaggaaagggacaaccgtgtctattggacggtgtggattcggtggcctggcacgtcagatccacaagagtatcaagctctagtggacactggtgcacagtgtactttaatgccatcagagttcaaagggtcagagtccatttgcatttcgggagtgacaggggggtcccaagagctgagtgtactggaggctgaagtgagcctcactgggcaggagtggcagaagcaccccaatgtaactggccccgaggctccgtgcatccttgggatagaccatcttaggagagggtatttcaaggacccaaaggggtatcggtgggcttttggcatagctgctgtggagacggaagaaattcaacagctgtccattttgcctggtctctcggaggatccttccgttgtggggttgctgagggttgaagaacaacaggtgccaatcacgaccacaacggtgcaccggcgacagtatcgtaccaaccgagactcccttctccccattcatcagctgatccgccagctggagagtcaaggagtggtcaccaaaactcgctcaccctttaatagtcccatatggccagtgagaaaatctactggagagtggagactgacaatagactaccatggcctgaatgaagtcacaccaccgctgagtgctgccgtgccagacatgttggaacttcaatatcagctggagtcaaaggcagccaagtggtacgctacaactgacatcgctaatgcattcttctccatccctttggcagcagagtacaggccacagtttgctttcacctggaggggcatccagtacacctggaatcgactgccccaggggtggaaacacagtcccaccatttgccatggactaatccagactgcactggaaaagggtgaagctccagaacatctgcagtacatcgatgacctCATTGTAtcgggtgacacagcggaggaagtttttgagaaaggggagaaaatagctcagatccttctgaaagccggtttcgccataaagcgaagtaaagtcaagggacctgcgcaagagatccagtttttgggaataaaatggcaggatgggtgccgtcaaatcccaatggatgtcatcaacaaaatagcagctatgtctccaccaaccagcaaaaaggaagcacaggccttcctgggtgttgtgtgtttttggaggatgcacatcccaaattacagccagattgtaagtgctctgtaccacgtgacccggaagaagaatgattttgaatggggccct from Opisthocomus hoazin isolate bOpiHoa1 chromosome 26, bOpiHoa1.hap1, whole genome shotgun sequence includes:
- the GJC1 gene encoding gap junction gamma-1 protein, producing MSWSFLIRLLEEIHNHSTFVGKIWLTVLIVFRIVLTAVGGESIYYDEQSKFVCNTEQPGCENVCYDAFAPLSHVRFWVFQIILVTTPSVMYLGYAIHKIARMVEHSEADRRIRSKSFSMRWKQHRGLEEAEEEHEEDPMMYPEIELESERENKEQQPPAKAKHDGRRRISEDGLMKIYVLQLLARTTFEIGFLMGQYFLYGFAVSPVFVCSRKPCPHKIDCFISRPTEKTIFLLIMYGVSCMCLLLNVWELLHLGFGTIRDTLNSKRRELEDSGTCNYPFTWNTPSAPPGYNIAVRPEQMQYTELSNAKMAYKQNKANIAQEQQYGSNEENIPADLENLQREIKVAQERLDLAIQTYNNQNNPSTSREKKSKASSHKSSASSKSGDGKNSLWI